The Magnolia sinica isolate HGM2019 chromosome 10, MsV1, whole genome shotgun sequence genome includes a window with the following:
- the LOC131217578 gene encoding uncharacterized protein LOC131217578: MADPPTANSNLTTSLYHTDLGLAVLTWSRTFIYHNLTIDLHINHNNNHNETNIASFSLHLNPWLFWKKQGSKTFHLNNNNKTPSTTTIEFHWDFTRAKFLSGPEPHTGFFIAVTFNGEMLLLIGDSDNTAYSRTKSRKPAKNSSLLMRREHVFGNKAYSTRAMIGGKICDILIECGGGGGPRHEPRLSISIDGKRVLQVKRLKWKFRGNEKLEYDGVPVQVWWDVYNWVFEDAVDGHAVFMFRFEKEFGGEEDCDRKGSGSWQAIGMGLNGLEKEKMKMKRKKSLLKTMSSSSSSSSASSGCSSSVMEWASMEESEMQSSGGFSLMVYAWRS; the protein is encoded by the coding sequence ATGGCCGATCCACCCACAGCGAATTCCAATCTCACAACCTCTCTCTACCACACCGATCTCGGCCTCGCTGTCCTCACCTGGTCTCGCACCTTCATCTACCACAACCTAACCATCGACCTCCACATaaaccacaacaacaaccacaacGAAACCAACATTGCATCCTTTAGCCTCCATCTAAACCCCTGGCTCTTCTGGAAGAAACAAGGATCCAAAACATTCCatctcaacaacaacaacaaaacccCTTCTACCACAACAATTGAATTCCACTGGGATTTCACCAGAGCTAAATTCCTTTCCGGCCCTGAACCCCACACCGGATTCTTCATTGCAGTCACCTTCAATGGAGAAATGCTATTGCTCATCGGCGATTCTGACAACACTGCATACTCCAGGACTAAATCCCGCAAGCCTGCAAAGAACTCGTCACTGCTGATGCGAAGAGAGCACGTGTTCGGCAACAAGGCCTACTCCACGAGGGCGATGATCGGCGGCAAGATCTGCGATATCTTGATTGAATGTGGCGGTGGGGGTGGGCCACGTCACGAGCCGAGGCTGTCTATCAGCATCGATGGGAAGAGGGTTTTGCAGGTGAAGCGGCTGAAGTGGAAATTTCGTGGGAATGAGAAATTGGAGTATGATGGAGTTCCGGTGCAGGTGTGGTGGGATGTTTATAACTGGGTGTTTGAGGATGCGGTGGATGGGCATGCGgtgtttatgtttagatttgagAAGGAGTTTGGAGGGGAGGAGGATTGTGATAGGAAGGGATCGGGATCGTGGCAGGCGATTGGGATGGGATTGAATGGGTTGGAGaaggagaagatgaagatgaagaggaagaagagtttGTTGAAGACGATGAGTTCGTCGTCTTCATCGTCGTCGGCGTCGTCGGGGTGTAGCTCGTCTGTGATGGAATGGGCGAGTATGGAGGAGAGTGAGATGCAGAGCTCAGGTGGGTTTTCTTTGATGGTATATGcttggagaagttag